One window from the genome of Kryptolebias marmoratus isolate JLee-2015 linkage group LG1, ASM164957v2, whole genome shotgun sequence encodes:
- the gpat4 gene encoding glycerol-3-phosphate acyltransferase 4, whose translation MELFFNPFDNLLCILLGISFTVWFTLLLVFIIVPAIFGVSFGIRRLYMKTLLKIFEWATLRIERGAKEKNHHLYKPYSNAIIAREPTSLEEEIKEIRRSGSNKDLDSATEFEMSDIFYFARRGVESIMDDEVTKRFSAEELESWNLLTRSNYNFHYISLRLTVLWGLGLLIRYGFLLPLRVTLAFTGVGLLVFLTSLIGLLPNGRMKNFLSEKVHLMCYRICVRALTAIITYHDSENKPKNGGICVANHTSPIDVIILASDGCYAMVGQIHGGLMGVIQRSMVKACPHVWFERSEVKDRHLVAKRLSDHVQDKSKLPILIFPEGTCINNTSVMMFKKGSFDIGATVYPVAIKYDPRFGDAFWNSSKFGMVNYLLHMMSSWAIVCSVWYLPPMSREEGEDAVQFANRVKAAIARKGGLVDLLWDGGLKREKVKDTFKEEQQKLYSKMLVGTQEDRSRS comes from the exons ATGGAGCTCTTCTTCAACCCTTTTGACAACTTGCTGTGCATCCTGCTGGGCATCTCCTTCACCGTGTGGTTCACCCTGCTGCTGGTCTTCATCATCGTTCCCGCCATCTTCGGGGTGTCCTTCGGCATCCGGCGCCTCTACATGAAGACGCTGTTGAAGATCTTCGAG TGGGCCACGCTCAGGATAGAGAGAGGAGCCAAAGAAAAGAACCACCATCTGTACAAACCCTACTCAAACG CTATCATCGCCAGGGAGCCCACCTCCCTGGAGGAGGAGATCAAGGAGATCCGGCGGAGCGGCAGCAACAAAGACCTGGACTCGGCCACTGAGTTTGAGATGTCCGATATCTTTTATTTTGCTCGACGAGGAGTGGAGAGCATCATGGACGACGAGGTGACCAAGCGGTTTTCTGCTGAAGAGTTGGAGTCGTGGAATCTGCTGACCCGCAGCAACTACAACTTTCACTACATCAGCCTGAGGCTGACTGTCCTGTGGGGGCTGGGCCTCCTGATCCGCTACGGATTCCTGCTGCCGCTCAG GGTTACCCTTGCCTTCACTGGTGTAGGCCTCCTTGTGTTTCTCACCTCTCTCATTGGGCTTCTGCCCAATGGAAG GATGAAAAACTTCCTGAGCGAGAAGGTTCATCTGATGTGCTACAGAATATGTGTCAGAGCTCTGACTGCCATCATTACCTACCATGACAG TGAGAACAAACCCAAGAATGGAGGCATCTGTGTGGCTAACCACACATCACCTATTGATGTCATCATCCTGGCCAGTGACGGCTGCTACGCCATG GTTGGTCAAATTCACGGTGGATTAATGGGTGTCATTCAGCGCTCCATGGTCAAGGCCTGCCCTCATGTTTGGTTTGAGCGCTCAGAAGTCAAAGACAGACACCTAGTGGCCAAAAG ATTAAGTGACCACGTACAAGATAAATCTAAATTGCCTATTCTCATTTTCCCAGAAG GTACCTGCATTAACAACACATCAGTTATGATGTTTAAGAAGGGCAGTTTTGATATCGGTGCCACAGTCTACCCTGTGGCCATTAAG TATGATCCCAGGTTTGGAGATGCGTTTTGGAATAGCAGCAAGTTCGGAATGGTCAACTATCTTTTACATATGATGAGCAGCTGGGCCATCGTCTGCAGCGTGTGGTACCTGCCCCCCATGTCCAGAGAG GAGGGAGAGGATGCTGTACAGTTTGCCAATCGAGTGAAAGCAGCTATAGCCAGAAAAGGTGGCCTGGTGGACCTCCTGTG ggatggAGGACTGAAGCGAGAAAAGGTAAAAGATACCTTtaaagaggagcagcagaagctgTACAGTAAAATGCTGGTGGGCACGCAGGAAGACCGCAGCCGCTCCTGA
- the inpp5l gene encoding inositol polyphosphate-5-phosphatase A, which translates to METFTDVLLVTANLGSLFDNVGDIQNGWLRELYKTVHKCKPQFIALHFQEVGGKDYLVNMGQAENFFWNIESSKEMKDFDRVCIYIDSQFQTEDRFTALGSMYFIHKTLKNIYQYDFNVKDFKAVVGHSKHVGSLDRVTTVEKEKFPKNFWPDFKWSRKGFMRTRWIIHNQGFDLVNIHLFHDASNLIACNSSPSIYSTNRKNALRYVVNRISDSRYTALPFFLFGDFNFRLDTLSVVQHLSTEADVQTVKKDSSNEVEKIICEEKDNDHQVLLQIEEKLFAYLHQAVFREDNGEALLKYDKEVKAFHDVVTEEDIKFPPSYPYSENYTQPTQYMNTRCPAWCDRILMSHTAHNLIHRSKEDDEKRVVYNTVGPNVCMGDHKPVFLFFSLKTDTH; encoded by the exons ATGGAGACGTTCACCGACGTGCTGCTGGTCACCGCCAATCTCGGCTCGCTCTTCGACAAC GTGGGTGACATTCAAAATGGCTGGTTACGAGAACTGTATAAG ACGGTCCACAAGTGCAAGCCCCAGTTCATCGCCCTGCACTTTCAGGAGGTGGGAGGGAAGGACTACTTGGTCAACATGGGCCAAGCAGAAAACTTCTTCTG GAACATTGAGTCCAGTAAGGAAATGAAAGACTTCGACAGGGTCTGCATTTATATTGACAGCCAGTTCCAAACAGAGGACCGCTTCACG GCGTTGGGAAGCATGTACTTCATCCACAAGACACTGAAAAACATCTATCAATATGACTTTAATg TTAAGGACTTTAAAGCGGTGGTGGGGCACAGCAAGCACGTGGGCTCTCTGGACAGGGTCACCACCGTGGAGAAAGAAAAATTCCCAAAGAATTTCTGGCCCGAC TTCAAGTGGTCTCGCAAGGGCTTCATGAGGACCCGCTGGATTATCCACAACCA AGGTTTTGACCTGGTCAACATCCACCTGTTCCACGATGCCTCCAACCTCATCGCCTGCAATTCCAGTCCGTCCATTTATTCAACCAACCGCAAAAACGCCCTCAGATATGTGGTCAACAG GATATCCGACAGCCGCTACACAGCGCtgccttttttcctgtttggagaCTTTAACTTCCGTCTAGATACTCTAAGTGTGGTTCAG CATCTGTCCACCGAAGCAGACGTGCAGACAGTAAAGAAGGACAGCAGCAACGAAGTGGAGAAAATCATCTGCGAGGAGAAGGACAACGACCACCAG GTGCTGCTGCAGATCGAGGAGAAGCTGTTTGCCTACCTGCACCAGGCGGTTTTCAGAGAGGACAACGGCGAAGCA CTTTTGAAATATGACAAAGAAGTCAAGGCCTTTCATGACGTTGTTACGGAAGAGGACATCAAGTTTCCACCCAG CTACCCCTACAGCGAGAACTACACTCAGCCCACGCAGTACATGAACACCCGCTGTCCCGCCTGGTGTGACCGCATCCTCATGTCTCACACCGCGCACAATCTCATCCACAGG AGCAAGGAAGATGACGAGAAGCGTGTTGTTTACAACACAGTGGGTCCTAATGTCTGTATGGGAGACCACAAG CccgttttcctgtttttctccctGAAGACGGATACTCATTGA
- the nkx6.3 gene encoding homeobox protein Nkx-6.3: protein MDPNIQGSFLFNNSLNQFPADLKAPVCQYSVPNSFYKLNPGLNPQLQPGTPHGISDILSRSMVGVGSTGTTTLLSGYSPMGGFGPSVPGASMYYNRDYNASLGGFSKTAGECPMKGRSVSCWAESSCEWRGGRQQCTNSSGPLGEMSSRKKHTRPTFSGHQIFALEKTFEQTKYLAGPERARLAYSLGMTESQVKVWFQNRRTKWRKKSASEPSSTQASHAGPSGEASDNEVEDEEYNKPLDPDSDDDKIRLLLRKHRRAFSVLRLGPHPV, encoded by the exons ATGGATCCGAACATCCAGGGCTCTTTCCTCTTCAACAACAGCCTGAACCAGTTCCCCGCAGACCTCAAGGCGCCGGTGTGCCAGTACTCCGTGCCCAACTCTTTCTACAAGCTCAACCCGGGCCTCAACCCCCAGCTGCAGCCGGGGACGCCTCACGGCATCAGCGACATCCTGAGCCGCTCCATGGTGGGGGTGGGCTCCACGGGCACCACCACCCTGCTGTCCGGGTACTCCCCCATGGGAGGGTTCGGCCCCTCTGTGCCCGGCGCGTCCATGTACTACAACCGGGACTACAACGCCTCGCTGGGCGGCTTCTCCAAGACGGCTGGGGAGTGCCCGATGAAGGGTCGCAGCGTGAGCTGCTGGGCAGAGAGCAGCTGCGAGTGGAGAGGAGGGCGGCAGCAGTGCACCAACA gCAGTGGTCCTCTTGGGGAAATGTCCAGCAGGAAGAAACACACCAGACCGACGTTCAGCGGACATCAGATCTTTGCTCTGGAGAAAACCTTCGAACAGACCAAGTATTTGGCCGGGCCAGAGAGAGCCCGGCTGGCTTATTCTCTGGGAATGACCGAATCCCAAGTTAAG gtgtgGTTTCAAAACCGACGCACCAAGTGGAGGAAGAAGAGCGCCTCGGAGCCGAGCTCCACGCAGGCGAGCCACGCGGGGCCGAGCGGGGAGGCCTCCGACAACGAGGTGGAGGACGAGGAGTACAACAAGCCCCTGGACCCGGACTCTGACGACGACAAGATCCGGCTGCTGCTGCGCAAACACCGCAGGGCCTTCTCCGTCCTGCGCCTGGGGCCGCACCCTGTCTGA